From one Nonomuraea polychroma genomic stretch:
- a CDS encoding RNA polymerase sigma factor — protein MSTDLELWSRAAEGNSEALAALFDKYARDVYNHCFRRTADWSAAEDLTSVVFLEAWRRRGHVRIRHESALPWLLGVANNVLRNRHRSLRRHKTALEQLPPKAYERDPAEDIARRIDDEHRMREILERMDRLSSADREVLALASCRS, from the coding sequence GTGAGCACTGATCTCGAATTATGGTCCCGCGCAGCCGAAGGGAACAGCGAGGCTTTAGCGGCCTTGTTCGACAAGTACGCGCGCGATGTCTATAACCACTGCTTCCGCCGTACCGCAGACTGGTCGGCCGCCGAAGATCTCACCTCGGTGGTGTTCCTGGAGGCGTGGCGGCGGCGCGGCCATGTGCGAATCCGCCACGAAAGCGCGCTCCCCTGGCTGCTCGGCGTGGCCAACAACGTTTTGCGCAATCGGCACCGATCGCTGCGCCGCCACAAGACTGCACTGGAACAGCTCCCTCCCAAGGCATACGAGCGCGACCCGGCCGAGGACATCGCCCGGCGAATCGACGACGAGCACCGGATGCGCGAGATCCTAGAGCGGATGGACCGGCTGTCGTCGGCGGACCGCGAAGTACTCGCCCTTGCGTCTTGTCGGAGCTGA
- a CDS encoding ankyrin repeat domain-containing protein, whose product MRTDDRDRGEPRADWQYMASADWNDLDLVRGRLAAGADPNGPLHPSGYGTPLSEAAGSGSPEVVATLAALVRDVDADNGEGQTALWAAVCGRRAENAAALLAAGADAWRPIAGDWSPGRLALLSPLASHFEHLPGAVPPPAEERAAAAEADRFRGMLGDVDAEGLGIAFVAGIDEDETIRRLGASPERCPVLDLDDPPFPFCEPDEDEEEDDYLDPDDFCDLRFVGVTGVEGGCVVSQPWGFLPANHTVLGRLSAGTVAYGLYLNPKSGAQGMVARDGTLDHDWGLDIHPIEVGYLEPGGGNVLLRFLYSSCYAGDAVGYGCAYTGLRISDRRAVTGPFRRWVQVPGWDEDGPAQR is encoded by the coding sequence CAGTACATGGCCTCGGCGGACTGGAACGACCTGGACCTGGTCCGAGGTCGGCTGGCGGCGGGCGCGGACCCGAACGGGCCTCTTCACCCCAGCGGCTACGGAACGCCGCTGAGCGAGGCCGCCGGCTCAGGCTCACCGGAGGTCGTCGCCACGCTGGCGGCGCTGGTCCGCGACGTCGATGCCGACAACGGCGAAGGGCAGACGGCCTTGTGGGCCGCGGTCTGCGGTCGGCGGGCGGAGAACGCCGCTGCGCTGCTGGCAGCCGGAGCCGACGCGTGGCGTCCGATCGCGGGCGACTGGTCTCCGGGGCGGCTGGCCCTGTTGTCTCCCCTCGCCTCACACTTCGAACACCTTCCCGGCGCCGTGCCTCCCCCCGCCGAGGAACGGGCCGCCGCGGCGGAGGCTGACCGATTCCGCGGAATGCTGGGCGATGTAGATGCCGAAGGGCTGGGGATCGCATTCGTCGCCGGGATCGACGAGGACGAGACGATCCGCCGGCTGGGCGCTTCCCCGGAGCGGTGCCCGGTGCTCGACCTTGATGACCCGCCGTTCCCCTTCTGCGAGCCCGACGAAGACGAAGAGGAAGACGATTACCTTGACCCCGATGACTTCTGCGACCTGCGCTTTGTCGGAGTCACGGGCGTCGAAGGCGGCTGCGTCGTATCTCAGCCCTGGGGTTTTCTGCCGGCCAACCACACCGTGCTCGGCCGGCTCTCGGCCGGGACGGTGGCCTACGGCCTTTACCTGAACCCCAAGAGCGGTGCCCAGGGCATGGTCGCCCGCGACGGAACGCTCGACCACGACTGGGGTTTGGACATACACCCGATCGAGGTCGGCTACCTTGAGCCCGGCGGGGGGAACGTCTTGCTCCGCTTTCTCTACTCCTCCTGTTACGCAGGGGACGCCGTCGGCTACGGCTGCGCGTACACCGGTCTGAGGATTTCCGATCGCCGAGCTGTGACAGGCCCGTTCCGCCGCTGGGTCCAGGTGCCGGGCTGGGACGAGGACGGCCCGGCACAGCGCTGA
- a CDS encoding recombinase family protein has protein sequence MLKQGIDTSTPSGRLQFHMFGAFDEFLRELIVESTLEGLASARARGRVGGRPSALDTHGVEMARALYEMKGEDSKRRYTVQQIRDRLGVSRATIYRHLNPDKPDKA, from the coding sequence GTGCTCAAGCAGGGCATCGACACCTCCACGCCGTCCGGGCGCCTGCAGTTCCACATGTTCGGCGCCTTCGACGAGTTCCTGCGGGAGCTCATCGTCGAGAGCACCCTCGAAGGGCTCGCCTCGGCCCGAGCACGGGGCCGCGTCGGTGGACGCCCCTCTGCCCTGGACACTCACGGTGTGGAGATGGCTCGCGCGTTGTACGAGATGAAGGGCGAGGACAGCAAGCGCCGCTACACCGTTCAGCAGATTCGCGACCGGCTCGGCGTCAGCCGCGCCACGATCTACCGCCACCTCAATCCTGACAAGCCGGACAAGGCATAG
- a CDS encoding DUF6924 domain-containing protein — protein MSRPSLPQPAPGDVLLVCTCYEDGKALWGRLLEEIGGRQEGDVLVLGDSGVRLLPVENPEWDYLHGGNVPALIPDGGAVPPVVVLADISVVYGGDGPLLVDLAVTPGRGVRVPPARLGEILAALLDRILAFDDLVRHMDICGMYLGDGGRPAFPPPTTTPHRSFPALPATDAALLVRTSFGDEEGWRALLEELGGADEDGWLGADMDPDEINVEHWPLTALVVDDRAFEGLQPGQVPALVPPEEHTTLVALADDRTFVEPGRPLIVVDLYDTPGQPAVLPCRMVGSLANNLEIANMDFYEFVAQEGVEPWWEGS, from the coding sequence ATGTCCCGTCCCAGCCTGCCTCAACCAGCGCCCGGTGATGTGCTCTTGGTCTGCACGTGCTACGAGGACGGCAAAGCCCTGTGGGGTCGGCTGCTCGAAGAGATCGGAGGCCGCCAGGAAGGTGACGTGCTCGTCCTCGGCGACAGCGGGGTGCGACTCCTCCCGGTCGAGAACCCGGAATGGGACTACCTGCACGGCGGTAACGTCCCGGCGCTCATTCCGGACGGCGGCGCCGTGCCGCCGGTTGTCGTCTTGGCCGACATTTCGGTGGTGTACGGCGGGGATGGGCCGCTGCTGGTGGACCTGGCGGTAACACCCGGGCGAGGCGTCCGGGTCCCGCCGGCCCGGCTCGGCGAGATCCTGGCCGCCCTACTGGACCGCATCCTCGCGTTCGACGACCTGGTGCGCCACATGGACATATGCGGTATGTACCTGGGGGACGGCGGCAGACCGGCCTTTCCCCCACCGACGACCACGCCGCACAGGTCGTTCCCGGCCTTGCCCGCCACCGACGCGGCTCTGCTGGTCCGCACCTCCTTCGGCGACGAGGAGGGCTGGCGGGCTCTGCTGGAGGAACTGGGCGGGGCCGACGAGGACGGCTGGCTCGGCGCGGACATGGACCCGGATGAGATCAACGTGGAGCACTGGCCGTTGACGGCGCTGGTCGTCGACGACCGGGCCTTTGAGGGCCTTCAGCCGGGCCAAGTCCCGGCGCTGGTGCCGCCTGAGGAGCACACCACGCTGGTCGCGCTCGCCGACGACAGGACCTTTGTGGAGCCCGGCCGACCGCTGATCGTTGTCGACCTTTACGACACGCCAGGGCAACCCGCCGTTCTTCCATGTCGCATGGTCGGATCGCTCGCGAACAACCTGGAGATCGCCAATATGGACTTCTACGAGTTCGTCGCCCAGGAGGGCGTGGAGCCGTGGTGGGAAGGCTCCTGA